The Gemmata palustris genome includes a region encoding these proteins:
- a CDS encoding tetratricopeptide repeat protein, whose protein sequence is MRMLLLGLAGLSAGTVVWTVGAQPSKPLTEPSKGPLPPGDNLPPAAATNDVQAVERCLAARKEYESSLKALYEHYAKAGDKQRLAWAERELMAYHLVWKPSYNLDVKDVPPPTLEARVNVREANELYKTAMEYKGKGLGDDYVLNMRRSELLLREVLEKYPNSDKIGDVAYQLADIYEGRAYKQYDRAAKYYERSFQWVKGSRTDARLRAATLYDRQLNERTKAVDLYRAVVEHDTNPEHIKQAEKRVGELTGRK, encoded by the coding sequence ATGCGCATGCTGCTGTTGGGCTTGGCCGGTCTGAGCGCGGGGACCGTCGTGTGGACGGTGGGCGCCCAACCGAGTAAGCCGCTCACGGAGCCGAGCAAAGGGCCCCTCCCCCCAGGCGACAACCTCCCGCCGGCCGCCGCCACCAACGACGTGCAGGCCGTCGAGCGGTGCCTCGCCGCCCGCAAGGAGTACGAGAGCAGCCTCAAGGCGCTCTACGAGCACTACGCCAAGGCCGGCGACAAGCAGCGCCTCGCGTGGGCCGAGCGCGAACTCATGGCCTACCACCTCGTGTGGAAGCCGTCGTACAACCTCGACGTGAAGGACGTTCCGCCCCCCACACTCGAGGCCCGCGTCAACGTGCGCGAGGCGAACGAGCTGTACAAGACCGCGATGGAGTACAAGGGGAAGGGACTGGGCGACGACTACGTGCTGAACATGCGCCGGTCCGAACTGCTGCTCCGCGAGGTACTGGAGAAGTACCCGAACTCGGACAAGATCGGGGACGTGGCGTACCAGCTCGCCGACATTTACGAGGGCCGCGCGTACAAGCAGTACGACCGCGCCGCCAAATACTACGAGCGCTCGTTCCAGTGGGTGAAGGGGTCGCGCACCGACGCCCGGCTCCGCGCCGCGACGCTCTACGACCGCCAACTGAACGAGCGCACGAAGGCGGTCGACCTGTACCGGGCCGTCGTCGAACACGACACGAACCCCGAGCACATCAAGCAGGCCGAGAAGCGCGTGGGCGAACTGACGGGCCGCAAGTAA
- a CDS encoding amino acid ABC transporter ATP-binding protein codes for MIRVSNIVKYHGDARILDGASVEVRRGQVAALVGPSGGGKSTLLRCINGLEEFQEGEVAVGDSLKLVGGAAPHRSTLVALRRTVGMVFQQFNLFPHMSVLKNVMAGPIHALGKPTAEAETTAKKWLDRVGLGQKFDARPAQLSGGQQQRVAIARALAVNPTAILFDEPTSALDPKMAAEVMRVIDDLADDEQLQVAMVIVTHDIPAVKRIADVVHLLDKGRVVYSGPADEAFAPGGPAEALE; via the coding sequence ATGATTCGCGTTTCCAACATCGTGAAGTACCACGGCGACGCCCGGATTCTGGACGGTGCGTCCGTCGAAGTGCGCCGGGGACAGGTCGCGGCACTCGTCGGGCCGTCCGGCGGCGGGAAGAGTACGCTCCTCCGGTGCATCAACGGCCTGGAGGAGTTCCAGGAGGGCGAAGTCGCCGTTGGCGATTCGCTGAAACTCGTGGGCGGCGCGGCGCCTCACCGTTCGACGCTGGTCGCGCTGCGCCGCACGGTCGGGATGGTGTTTCAGCAGTTCAACTTGTTCCCGCACATGAGCGTACTGAAGAACGTGATGGCCGGGCCGATTCACGCCCTCGGCAAGCCCACCGCCGAAGCCGAAACGACCGCGAAGAAGTGGCTGGACCGCGTCGGGCTGGGGCAGAAGTTTGATGCACGCCCGGCTCAACTTTCGGGCGGCCAACAACAGCGTGTTGCGATCGCGCGGGCGCTTGCGGTTAACCCCACGGCGATCCTCTTCGACGAGCCGACGAGTGCGCTGGACCCGAAAATGGCCGCCGAAGTCATGCGCGTGATCGACGACCTCGCGGACGACGAGCAGTTGCAGGTCGCGATGGTTATCGTCACACACGACATCCCGGCCGTGAAGCGGATCGCCGACGTGGTCCACCTGCTCGATAAGGGGCGGGTCGTTTACTCCGGCCCCGCGGACGAAGCATTCGCCCCCGGCGGGCCGGCCGAAGCCCTGGAATGA
- a CDS encoding ATP-dependent RNA helicase, with protein MPKDALPIDDALPELLAALRANGAAVLRAPTGAGKTTRVPPAVVESGLAGTGLVLMLEPRRVAARAAARRMAIEHGSPIGDVFGYQVRFDRKASARTRVLVVTPGVLLRRLIDDPFLDGTACVVFDEFHERGLEADLALGMVRLVRENVRPELKVIVMSATVDPLAVSTYFGGCPVVDSAGRTFPVDVKYRPRRTDTPVPLAVADAVRDVLTERDGDVLAFLPGLREIGQTADHLETLAREQNIVVLPLHGDLPPEQQDRALQKLDQRKIVLATNVAETSVTVAGVTAVVDSGLARQMEFAPDVGMDRLRLVPISRASADQRAGRAGRTAPGVCVRLWDEPSHRARPEQTVPEIKRVDLCGAALQLAALGERDVRKFPWLDAPTEEAVQQALRLLEQLGLLNADGLTPLGEAAAALPVHPRLGRLLLEGQCLGCTPRAALAAALLSERDPFLREFDSGPPVRRAPPTVSDVLDRVEALEAFERGGRLDGPLGRLHRGGAHGVLEVRNQLARLEGAKATSPPTPSLKERGRRQEAEDSRRSSAPLGSGGDDALLRCILTAYPDRLARRREPGSTKALTVGGRGVRLAQTSGVSEPELFVCVDVDAGGADSFVRLASGVEREWLPSDRISARIEVVFDDKTERLAARKVTRFDDLVLDETNAHIADESEAASVLAAAAAERLEKVLPPPDSAAGAFRTRVRCLQAWVPELELPAFEAADLHEALEALCRNRRSLADVRNGPWLDFLKGQLTYQQLQTVENEAPERIEVPSGSHIQIEYAEGRPPVLAARIQEMFGLTETPRVARGRVKVLLHLLAPNYRPQQVTDDLASFWKNGYPLVRKELRARYPKHGWPEDPLTAEAIRGARKRHE; from the coding sequence ATGCCGAAGGACGCACTCCCGATCGATGACGCGCTACCCGAATTACTCGCCGCGCTCCGCGCGAACGGGGCCGCGGTGCTGCGTGCCCCCACCGGCGCCGGGAAGACCACCCGCGTGCCGCCCGCGGTCGTGGAAAGTGGGCTCGCGGGGACCGGTCTCGTGTTGATGCTCGAACCGCGTCGCGTGGCCGCGCGGGCCGCGGCGCGGCGCATGGCGATCGAGCACGGTTCACCGATCGGCGATGTGTTCGGCTACCAAGTGCGGTTCGACCGCAAAGCCAGTGCGCGCACGCGGGTACTCGTTGTCACACCGGGCGTGCTGCTCCGTCGGCTCATCGACGACCCGTTCTTGGACGGAACCGCGTGCGTCGTATTCGATGAATTTCACGAACGCGGTTTGGAAGCCGATCTCGCGCTCGGCATGGTGCGCCTCGTTCGAGAGAACGTGCGACCGGAATTAAAAGTCATCGTGATGTCCGCAACCGTGGACCCGCTCGCGGTGTCCACGTACTTCGGCGGGTGCCCGGTCGTGGACAGCGCGGGGCGCACGTTTCCGGTGGACGTGAAGTACCGCCCGCGCCGCACCGATACGCCCGTGCCGCTCGCGGTCGCCGACGCGGTCCGGGACGTGCTCACCGAGCGCGACGGGGACGTGCTCGCGTTCCTGCCCGGGCTGCGCGAGATCGGCCAAACGGCCGACCACCTCGAAACGTTGGCACGCGAACAAAACATCGTCGTACTGCCGCTTCACGGCGATCTCCCGCCCGAACAACAGGACCGCGCACTTCAGAAGCTCGATCAGCGGAAGATTGTCCTGGCAACGAACGTCGCAGAAACGTCCGTGACGGTAGCCGGCGTGACCGCGGTGGTCGATTCGGGACTCGCGCGGCAAATGGAGTTCGCACCGGACGTCGGCATGGACCGGCTCCGGCTCGTTCCCATTTCGCGCGCGTCGGCCGATCAGCGCGCGGGCCGTGCCGGGCGCACTGCCCCCGGTGTGTGTGTCCGACTGTGGGACGAGCCGAGTCACCGCGCGCGCCCGGAACAGACTGTGCCCGAAATCAAGCGCGTCGACTTGTGCGGTGCGGCACTTCAACTGGCCGCGCTCGGCGAACGCGACGTGCGCAAGTTCCCGTGGCTCGATGCGCCGACCGAAGAGGCTGTACAGCAAGCACTTCGCTTGCTTGAACAACTCGGACTGCTGAACGCCGACGGCCTGACACCGCTCGGCGAAGCCGCGGCCGCGCTACCGGTTCACCCGCGACTCGGGCGGCTCCTTCTCGAAGGCCAGTGCCTGGGCTGCACGCCTCGCGCCGCACTCGCGGCCGCTCTACTTTCGGAGCGCGACCCGTTCCTGCGCGAGTTCGACAGCGGACCACCCGTCCGAAGAGCCCCGCCCACCGTGTCGGACGTATTGGACCGCGTGGAGGCACTCGAAGCATTCGAGCGTGGAGGACGGCTCGATGGCCCGCTCGGGCGCCTGCACCGCGGCGGCGCACACGGCGTACTGGAAGTGCGAAATCAGCTCGCGCGGTTAGAAGGAGCAAAGGCAACCTCCCCCCCGACCCCCTCCCTAAAGGAAAGGGGAAGAAGGCAAGAAGCGGAAGATTCGCGCCGGTCTTCTGCTCCCCTCGGCAGTGGAGGTGATGATGCACTTCTCCGCTGTATCCTCACCGCGTATCCGGACCGACTCGCACGCCGGCGCGAACCCGGGAGCACAAAAGCGCTCACCGTGGGCGGGCGCGGGGTGAGGCTCGCGCAAACAAGTGGCGTGAGCGAGCCGGAACTGTTCGTGTGCGTCGACGTGGATGCCGGAGGAGCGGATTCGTTCGTGCGGCTCGCGTCTGGCGTGGAACGCGAATGGCTGCCCTCGGATCGAATATCAGCACGCATCGAAGTAGTATTCGACGACAAGACCGAGCGACTAGCGGCGCGAAAGGTAACGCGCTTCGACGACCTCGTTCTGGACGAAACGAACGCGCACATCGCCGACGAATCCGAAGCCGCAAGCGTGCTCGCCGCTGCTGCCGCGGAGCGCCTGGAAAAAGTGCTGCCACCGCCCGATTCCGCTGCGGGAGCGTTTCGTACTCGCGTGCGCTGCCTGCAAGCGTGGGTACCCGAGTTGGAACTCCCGGCGTTCGAGGCGGCCGACCTTCACGAAGCACTTGAAGCACTGTGCCGCAACCGGCGGTCACTCGCCGATGTGCGCAACGGGCCGTGGCTCGATTTCCTTAAAGGGCAGTTGACGTATCAGCAACTCCAAACAGTAGAGAACGAGGCCCCGGAGCGAATCGAAGTGCCGAGCGGCAGTCACATTCAAATCGAGTATGCAGAGGGGCGCCCGCCGGTACTCGCGGCTCGGATTCAGGAAATGTTCGGCCTGACGGAAACGCCCCGCGTCGCCCGCGGGCGCGTGAAAGTGCTGCTCCACTTACTCGCGCCGAACTACCGCCCGCAACAGGTAACGGACGATCTCGCGAGTTTCTGGAAGAACGGCTACCCGCTCGTGCGGAAGGAGTTGCGTGCGCGCTACCCGAAACACGGTTGGCCCGAAGACCCGCTCACCGCGGAGGCCATTCGCGGGGCTCGGAAGAGACACGAATAG
- a CDS encoding c-type cytochrome domain-containing protein gives MRTTLLPVLALLALASPARADDAKQLAQQAKTVLKTHCYRCHGQDGSVEGAMNFVTDLGKLVARKKIVPNDAKGSRLFRRVDDGTMPPPDENPRPSAAEVAILKKWIEAGAPTGETDVAHKPITQADVFAAVLADLETLDRRARRFQRYFTLTHLHNAGLSDEELQTYRNALAKLVNSLSWGSKIVNPVAVDANRTILRIDLRWFVWDATIWNRILQEYPYGVLDDSVSARAVAVGSAAKQPLLRADWFIATASRAPLYYDVLQLPANLAELEKQIRVDAAENIRQERVARAGFNGSGISRFNRVLERHDSAQGMYWRTYDFDEPQANLVDRVNGGLLPDRRNIFAFPLGPGGLAQNPFQHAGGEAIFALPNGLHAYYLINAVNTRLDKGPLNIVSDPKRPDRAVEAGVSCMSCHVTGILPKADQVLDHLGKNPKAFKREEGEVIRALFPGKDAVLKLMEADAKKYAEAVAKTGAKVSRFEAVSTITQKYEADVDLVTGASEIGLSVDEFRGRISQSELLVKHVGALGAGGTVTRQLWVQAFGDIVRELQLGGLYQANLNGPTLKDNTGELDPLEARGDSANQWAFTPDGRRAIVASGDRSVRYFDVEGRRDLKRFVGHTASVWAVALSADGKCAASGGMDGTARVWDLATGLEIAKFTDHTSLVSAVAFVPSGKWVVSGSFDGTVAYWKVADGKEGWRVETLGLVTALAVDPHGKFVAVATENALVLLDLTTGAELKRYGKFTSPLSAVAISPDSQWIAAGNDAGTVRVWQLGEEKARFTLTGHEGGVRSVAVKDSGRWVLTGGADRTLRLWDTSAAKQEVPVFRKHGASVTGAAFLGNGTQTVSGDRDLVVLPWKIDRFIGAAPAPIVEMPKTPDRIPYAEP, from the coding sequence ATGCGCACAACTCTCCTGCCGGTCCTGGCACTTCTCGCGCTCGCTTCGCCCGCACGCGCTGACGACGCGAAACAGCTCGCGCAGCAAGCCAAAACCGTGCTGAAGACGCACTGTTACCGGTGCCACGGTCAGGACGGGAGCGTCGAGGGCGCGATGAACTTCGTGACCGATTTGGGCAAGCTGGTCGCGCGCAAGAAGATCGTTCCCAACGACGCGAAGGGCAGCCGGTTGTTTCGTCGCGTGGACGACGGCACGATGCCGCCGCCCGACGAAAACCCGCGCCCGAGCGCTGCGGAAGTCGCGATTCTGAAGAAGTGGATCGAGGCCGGCGCACCCACCGGTGAAACCGATGTCGCCCACAAGCCGATCACGCAGGCGGACGTGTTCGCGGCCGTTCTCGCGGACCTTGAGACGCTGGACCGGCGCGCCCGGCGCTTTCAGCGGTACTTCACGCTCACGCACCTCCACAACGCGGGCCTCTCTGACGAGGAACTGCAAACGTACCGCAATGCGCTCGCGAAACTGGTGAACAGCTTGTCGTGGGGGTCGAAGATCGTGAACCCGGTCGCGGTGGACGCGAACCGAACGATCCTGCGAATCGATTTGCGCTGGTTCGTGTGGGACGCGACCATCTGGAACCGCATTCTGCAAGAGTACCCCTACGGCGTCCTCGACGATTCCGTGAGCGCGCGGGCCGTGGCCGTGGGCAGCGCGGCAAAACAGCCCCTTCTGCGAGCCGACTGGTTCATCGCCACCGCGTCGCGTGCGCCGCTCTATTACGACGTGCTTCAACTCCCCGCGAACCTCGCCGAGTTGGAGAAACAGATCCGAGTCGATGCCGCGGAGAACATCCGGCAGGAGCGCGTCGCGCGGGCCGGCTTCAACGGCAGCGGCATCTCGCGCTTCAACCGCGTGCTAGAGCGCCACGACTCGGCACAGGGGATGTACTGGCGCACCTACGACTTCGACGAACCCCAAGCGAACCTCGTCGACCGCGTGAACGGCGGGCTGCTCCCGGATCGCCGCAACATTTTCGCGTTCCCACTCGGACCGGGGGGGCTCGCACAGAACCCGTTCCAGCACGCGGGCGGCGAAGCCATCTTCGCGCTCCCGAACGGCCTGCACGCCTACTACTTGATAAACGCCGTCAATACGCGGCTCGATAAGGGACCGCTCAACATCGTGAGCGACCCGAAGCGCCCGGACCGCGCGGTCGAAGCGGGCGTGTCGTGCATGTCGTGTCACGTGACCGGCATTCTCCCGAAAGCGGATCAGGTTCTCGATCACCTCGGCAAGAACCCGAAGGCGTTCAAGCGCGAAGAGGGTGAAGTGATCCGGGCGCTGTTCCCCGGCAAGGACGCGGTGCTCAAGTTGATGGAAGCGGACGCGAAGAAGTACGCCGAAGCCGTTGCGAAAACGGGGGCGAAGGTGAGCCGGTTCGAGGCCGTCAGTACCATCACGCAGAAGTACGAAGCGGACGTGGATCTGGTCACCGGGGCGAGCGAAATCGGGCTATCCGTCGACGAGTTCCGCGGGCGCATTAGCCAATCGGAGCTTCTCGTGAAGCACGTTGGTGCTCTGGGTGCGGGAGGAACTGTGACCCGGCAACTCTGGGTGCAGGCGTTCGGCGACATCGTGCGCGAATTGCAACTCGGGGGGCTGTACCAAGCCAACTTGAACGGCCCGACATTGAAGGACAACACCGGCGAACTCGACCCGCTCGAAGCACGGGGGGATTCGGCCAATCAGTGGGCGTTCACCCCGGACGGGCGCCGGGCGATCGTCGCGAGCGGTGACCGGAGCGTGCGCTACTTCGATGTGGAGGGCCGGCGCGACCTCAAGCGGTTCGTGGGGCACACCGCGAGCGTATGGGCGGTCGCGCTCTCTGCGGACGGCAAGTGTGCCGCATCCGGCGGGATGGACGGCACGGCCCGCGTGTGGGATCTGGCGACCGGGCTCGAAATCGCGAAGTTCACCGACCACACGAGTCTCGTGAGTGCGGTCGCGTTTGTACCGAGTGGCAAATGGGTCGTGTCCGGGAGCTTCGACGGTACCGTGGCGTACTGGAAGGTCGCCGACGGCAAAGAGGGCTGGCGCGTGGAGACGCTCGGCCTCGTCACCGCGCTCGCGGTCGATCCGCACGGGAAATTCGTAGCGGTCGCGACCGAGAACGCGCTCGTGTTGCTCGACCTCACCACCGGCGCCGAGTTGAAGCGCTACGGTAAATTCACGTCCCCTCTCTCCGCGGTCGCGATCAGCCCCGACAGTCAGTGGATCGCGGCCGGCAACGACGCGGGCACGGTCCGCGTGTGGCAATTGGGCGAAGAAAAAGCCCGATTCACACTCACCGGGCACGAGGGCGGGGTTCGGAGCGTTGCTGTTAAAGATAGCGGGCGCTGGGTACTTACCGGCGGGGCCGACCGCACATTGCGTCTCTGGGACACGTCCGCCGCGAAGCAAGAGGTTCCTGTGTTCCGCAAGCACGGCGCGAGTGTGACGGGGGCCGCGTTCCTGGGGAACGGCACGCAGACCGTTTCCGGTGACCGCGACCTCGTTGTGTTGCCCTGGAAGATCGACCGGTTCATCGGCGCGGCCCCGGCGCCGATAGTGGAAATGCCCAAAACACCGGACCGGATTCCTTACGCTGAGCCGTAA
- a CDS encoding menaquinone biosynthesis family protein, which yields MSTATTQKVIRVGHSPDPDDAFMFHALANDKIPTGDLKFVHELQDIETLNRRALKGELEVTAVSIHAYSFLLDKYALLPTGCSMGDKYGPMVVARKPFAVADLPGIKIAVPGTLTTAFLTLKLLFESIGAQDKLTYDVIPFDEIIPAVASGKYDAGLIIHEGQLTFQNQGLHLVTDLGVWWQERTGLPLPLGGNVVRKDLGAATMKEASRLIKQSIQYALDHRREALDYALKYARDMDVSLADKFVGMYVNDWTLDYGERGRAAIRKLLGEAHRAGIIPNPVAVEFVE from the coding sequence ATGAGCACTGCAACGACACAGAAGGTGATCCGCGTCGGACACAGCCCGGACCCGGACGATGCGTTCATGTTTCACGCGCTCGCCAACGACAAGATCCCGACCGGCGATCTCAAGTTCGTTCACGAGCTACAGGACATCGAGACGCTCAACCGCCGCGCGCTGAAGGGCGAACTCGAAGTCACCGCCGTGAGCATTCACGCTTACAGTTTCCTGCTCGACAAGTACGCGCTGCTCCCCACCGGGTGCAGCATGGGCGACAAGTACGGCCCGATGGTGGTGGCGCGGAAGCCGTTCGCGGTGGCCGACCTGCCCGGTATTAAGATCGCGGTGCCGGGCACGCTCACCACGGCGTTCCTCACGCTGAAGCTGCTGTTCGAGTCGATCGGCGCGCAGGACAAGCTGACGTATGACGTGATCCCGTTCGACGAGATCATCCCGGCCGTCGCGAGCGGGAAGTACGACGCCGGCTTGATTATTCACGAGGGGCAGCTCACGTTCCAGAACCAGGGGCTGCACCTCGTGACCGACCTCGGCGTGTGGTGGCAGGAGCGGACCGGGCTGCCGCTGCCGCTCGGCGGGAACGTGGTTCGCAAGGATCTCGGCGCGGCCACCATGAAAGAGGCGAGCCGGCTCATCAAGCAGAGCATCCAGTACGCCCTCGACCACCGGCGCGAGGCACTCGATTACGCCCTGAAGTACGCCCGCGACATGGACGTGTCGCTCGCGGACAAGTTCGTGGGCATGTACGTGAACGACTGGACGCTCGATTACGGCGAGCGGGGTCGGGCCGCGATCCGAAAACTGCTCGGCGAAGCGCACCGCGCGGGCATCATCCCGAACCCGGTCGCGGTGGAATTCGTGGAGTGA
- a CDS encoding ABC transporter permease subunit (The N-terminal region of this protein, as described by TIGR01726, is a three transmembrane segment that identifies a subfamily of ABC transporter permease subunits, which specificities that include histidine, arginine, glutamine, glutamate, L-cystine (sic), the opines (in Agrobacterium) octopine and nopaline, etc.), translated as MNPRWLLVAVAALVLAPPMPGQEKKDKKELRWGTDPTGGAPYVYKDGDTFVGFEVELAEYLAKEIGRTSKMVTGDWDKLPELLGKPADDDGIDIVLNGYELTEDKEKMYPSTVPYYVYKLGLIIHKDRAESISGWSDLNRERDEDGKKRKTSVGVLGGSAAHKYMKGKKFGDKIELAINPDVATVIGLVEQKRLDATVQDLPAALYYVKHGKGLMLADEPRKSGFYVVLTRENDKELREQLNAAIKKGIKDGTLKRIYEKYGLWNEDQERLLYWTEQKWPPPFPSEEGEEGDAQGESGKANWGRMFLELLRAAGMTVFLAAASFPIAMLIGMLVALGRVYGPALLRIPLGLYVEFLRGTPLLLQLYFVFYLLPQLIPGFNLSPIEAGILGLAINYSAYEAENYRAGLLAIPRGQMEAALALGMNPLTALRVVIVPQAVRIVIPPVTNDFIALFKDTSVCSVILITELTRKYNELYNFNRDYIIQLAFITAGLYLVMSYPLAIVARVLEKRLGSVGGTHR; from the coding sequence GTGAACCCACGCTGGTTGCTCGTCGCCGTCGCGGCGCTGGTCCTCGCTCCGCCGATGCCCGGTCAGGAGAAGAAAGACAAGAAGGAGCTGCGTTGGGGCACCGACCCGACCGGCGGCGCGCCTTACGTTTACAAGGACGGTGACACGTTTGTTGGGTTCGAGGTGGAACTCGCGGAGTACCTCGCGAAAGAAATCGGCCGCACCAGCAAGATGGTTACCGGCGACTGGGACAAGCTACCCGAACTTCTCGGCAAACCCGCTGATGACGACGGCATCGATATCGTTCTGAACGGATACGAACTCACGGAAGATAAGGAGAAAATGTATCCGTCCACGGTCCCGTACTACGTCTACAAGCTCGGCCTCATCATCCACAAAGACCGCGCCGAGAGCATCTCGGGGTGGAGTGATTTGAACCGCGAACGAGACGAAGACGGGAAGAAACGGAAGACCTCTGTCGGCGTACTCGGTGGGTCCGCGGCCCACAAATACATGAAGGGCAAGAAGTTCGGAGACAAAATTGAGTTGGCGATCAATCCAGATGTTGCAACGGTCATCGGGCTGGTCGAGCAGAAGCGCCTCGACGCGACCGTTCAGGATCTCCCGGCCGCGCTCTACTACGTCAAACACGGCAAGGGGTTGATGCTGGCAGACGAACCCCGCAAGTCGGGGTTCTATGTCGTCCTCACGCGAGAAAACGATAAAGAACTCCGCGAACAGCTTAATGCCGCCATCAAGAAGGGGATCAAGGATGGGACGTTGAAACGGATCTATGAGAAATACGGATTGTGGAACGAAGATCAGGAGCGATTGCTCTACTGGACTGAGCAAAAGTGGCCGCCACCGTTCCCGTCTGAAGAAGGTGAAGAGGGTGACGCGCAGGGTGAGAGCGGTAAGGCGAATTGGGGCCGAATGTTCTTAGAACTGCTCCGGGCCGCGGGCATGACGGTGTTCCTCGCGGCCGCGTCGTTTCCGATCGCGATGCTCATCGGCATGTTGGTCGCGCTGGGGCGCGTATACGGACCGGCTTTACTACGGATTCCGCTCGGCTTGTACGTCGAATTTCTGCGCGGCACCCCGCTGCTACTGCAACTGTATTTCGTGTTCTACCTGCTCCCGCAACTCATTCCTGGTTTCAATCTCTCGCCGATCGAGGCCGGCATTCTCGGGCTGGCGATCAACTATTCGGCCTACGAAGCGGAGAACTACCGCGCCGGGCTTCTCGCGATCCCGCGGGGGCAGATGGAAGCGGCGCTCGCACTCGGGATGAACCCGCTTACGGCGCTCCGCGTGGTGATCGTTCCGCAAGCGGTGCGGATCGTGATCCCGCCCGTGACGAACGACTTCATCGCGCTGTTCAAGGACACCTCCGTGTGCTCCGTGATCCTCATCACCGAACTGACGCGGAAGTACAACGAACTCTATAACTTCAACCGCGACTACATCATTCAGCTCGCGTTCATCACCGCCGGGCTGTACCTCGTGATGAGTTACCCGCTGGCGATCGTCGCGCGCGTTCTTGAAAAGCGCCTGGGCAGCGTCGGAGGTACCCACCGGTGA
- a CDS encoding cation diffusion facilitator family transporter, whose protein sequence is MEPLARLRWPVVLSIAAALVTIGMKSAAYALTGSVGLLTDALESVVNLLAAVTAYFALWYASRPADPTHTYGHEKIEFLSSGLEGVLIVAAGLGAAGYAVRRLIFPEPLQALELGSGLALVASVVNLVVARVLLHYGRVHKSIVMEADGQHLMADVLTSVGVLVGLALVYATGLTFFDSLLAIIMGLHITWTGWGLIRRSFDGLMDHAIPLDERDRIREVIRANLPEGATFHLLRTRLSGARRFIEFHLLVDGDISVREGHHLATKLEAALEAAMPEVAVTIHVEPVDEQESWEPEYLQRLGEEPLPPPPTTPQVP, encoded by the coding sequence ATGGAACCTCTCGCACGGCTGCGCTGGCCGGTAGTCTTGTCGATCGCCGCCGCCCTTGTCACCATCGGAATGAAGAGCGCGGCCTACGCGCTCACCGGGTCCGTCGGGTTGCTCACCGACGCGCTCGAATCGGTGGTGAACCTGCTCGCGGCCGTCACCGCGTACTTCGCGCTGTGGTACGCCTCCCGCCCCGCCGACCCCACGCACACCTACGGTCACGAGAAAATCGAGTTCCTTTCGAGCGGGCTCGAAGGCGTGCTCATCGTGGCCGCCGGCCTCGGCGCCGCGGGGTACGCCGTCCGCCGGTTAATTTTCCCCGAGCCACTCCAGGCGCTCGAACTCGGCAGCGGGCTCGCCCTGGTCGCGTCGGTCGTGAACCTGGTCGTCGCACGGGTGCTCCTGCACTACGGGCGCGTTCACAAGTCCATCGTGATGGAAGCCGACGGTCAGCACCTCATGGCCGACGTGTTGACCTCCGTCGGCGTCCTCGTGGGGCTGGCGCTCGTCTACGCGACCGGGCTCACGTTCTTCGATTCGCTGCTCGCGATCATCATGGGGTTGCACATCACCTGGACCGGGTGGGGGCTGATCCGCCGGTCGTTCGACGGACTCATGGACCACGCGATCCCCCTTGACGAGCGCGACCGCATCCGCGAAGTGATCCGCGCGAACCTGCCCGAAGGCGCGACCTTCCACCTGCTCCGCACGCGCCTGTCCGGGGCGCGCCGGTTCATCGAGTTTCACTTGCTCGTGGACGGCGACATTTCCGTGCGCGAGGGGCACCACCTCGCGACGAAACTCGAAGCCGCGCTCGAAGCCGCGATGCCCGAAGTGGCCGTAACCATTCACGTCGAGCCGGTGGACGAGCAGGAGTCGTGGGAGCCGGAGTACCTCCAGCGGCTCGGCGAAGAGCCGCTCCCCCCGCCGCCCACAACCCCACAAGTCCCCTGA